Proteins encoded in a region of the Mycolicibacterium neoaurum genome:
- a CDS encoding bifunctional MaoC family dehydratase N-terminal/OB-fold nucleic acid binding domain-containing protein → MSELQAGIEAVLAAGSSSPTVARDPVNQPMIHHWVDAIGDKNPIYVDAEAARAAGHPGIVAPPAMIQVWTMMGLGRTRSDDDPLARAMKLFDDAGYVGVVATNCDQTYHRYLQPGEQVAMSAEIVGIVGPKQTALGEGYFVNQKISWHTVGGGAEELVAEMDWRIMKFLPNAAPGRQDSAETAQIPEDLDPDKLMRPSSSRDTKFFWDGVNAHELRIQRRPDGTLQHPPVPAMWADKDAPADYVVSSGRGTVFSYVVHHAPKVPGRTLPFVIALVELEEGVRMLGELRGVDPEQVKIGMPVTATYIDFPDSDVSPAWTLYAWEPQA, encoded by the coding sequence GTGAGCGAACTGCAGGCGGGGATCGAGGCGGTCCTCGCGGCGGGCAGCAGTAGCCCGACCGTCGCGCGGGATCCGGTGAACCAGCCCATGATCCATCATTGGGTCGACGCGATCGGGGACAAGAACCCGATCTACGTCGATGCCGAGGCGGCCCGCGCCGCGGGCCATCCGGGTATCGTCGCCCCACCGGCGATGATCCAGGTGTGGACCATGATGGGGTTGGGCCGCACCCGCTCCGATGATGATCCACTCGCTCGGGCCATGAAGCTCTTCGATGACGCGGGTTATGTCGGCGTCGTCGCGACCAACTGCGACCAGACCTATCACCGCTATCTGCAGCCAGGAGAGCAGGTGGCGATGAGCGCGGAGATCGTCGGCATCGTCGGCCCCAAGCAGACCGCGCTCGGCGAGGGTTACTTCGTCAACCAGAAGATCAGCTGGCATACCGTCGGGGGCGGTGCAGAGGAACTGGTCGCCGAGATGGACTGGCGCATCATGAAGTTCCTTCCGAACGCGGCGCCTGGTCGGCAAGATTCAGCCGAAACGGCGCAGATCCCCGAAGATCTCGATCCCGACAAGCTGATGCGCCCATCATCGTCACGCGATACCAAATTCTTCTGGGACGGGGTCAACGCCCACGAGCTGCGTATCCAGCGCCGGCCGGACGGGACGCTGCAGCACCCGCCGGTCCCCGCGATGTGGGCCGACAAGGACGCACCCGCCGACTATGTCGTCTCCTCCGGGAGGGGCACGGTGTTCAGCTATGTCGTCCACCATGCACCCAAGGTGCCCGGCCGCACGCTGCCGTTCGTGATCGCCCTCGTCGAACTCGAGGAGGGGGTGCGGATGCTCGGTGAGCTGCGCGGGGTGGATCCCGAGCAGGTGAAGATCGGAATGCCGGTCACCGCAACCTATATCGACTTCCCCGACAGTGATGTCAGCCCGGCCTGGACGTTGTACGCATGGGAGCCGCAAGCATGA
- the dmpG gene encoding 4-hydroxy-2-oxovalerate aldolase gives MSGTGEIFFNPVWDIRMTDTSLRDGSHHKRHQFSADEVRSIVAALDTAGVPVIEVTHGDGLGGSSFNYGFSKTPEQELIKLAAETAKEAKIAFLMLPGVGTKEDIKEAQNNGGEICRIATHCTEADVSIQHFGLARELGLETVGFLMMSHTITPEKLAAQARIMADAGCQCVYVVDSAGALVLDQVADRVAALVAELGDDAQVGFHGHENLGLGVANSIEAVRAGAKQIDGSCRRFGAGAGNAPVEAMIGVFDKIGVKTGIDFFEIADAAEEVVAPAMPTECLLDRNALIMGYSGVYSSFLKHAIRQSERYGVPAHQLLHRAGQRKLIGGQEDQLIDIALEIKREQEAQNA, from the coding sequence ATGAGTGGCACGGGTGAGATTTTCTTCAATCCGGTGTGGGACATCCGGATGACCGACACTTCGCTGCGCGATGGGTCGCATCACAAGCGGCACCAGTTCAGCGCTGATGAGGTGCGCTCGATCGTGGCTGCCCTTGATACCGCGGGGGTGCCGGTGATCGAGGTGACCCATGGTGACGGGTTGGGTGGCTCGTCGTTCAATTATGGGTTTTCCAAGACTCCTGAGCAGGAGTTGATCAAGCTGGCGGCCGAGACCGCCAAAGAGGCGAAGATCGCGTTTTTGATGTTGCCGGGGGTGGGGACCAAGGAGGACATCAAGGAGGCGCAGAACAATGGTGGGGAGATCTGCCGGATCGCCACGCACTGCACCGAGGCTGATGTGTCGATTCAGCATTTCGGGTTGGCCCGTGAACTCGGGTTGGAGACCGTCGGGTTTTTGATGATGAGCCACACGATTACGCCGGAGAAGTTGGCCGCCCAGGCCCGGATCATGGCCGATGCGGGCTGCCAATGTGTGTATGTGGTCGACTCGGCGGGGGCGTTGGTGCTCGATCAGGTCGCTGATCGGGTCGCCGCGTTGGTCGCCGAGCTCGGCGATGATGCCCAGGTCGGTTTTCATGGGCATGAGAACCTCGGGTTGGGTGTGGCGAACTCGATCGAGGCGGTGCGGGCCGGGGCCAAGCAGATCGACGGGTCGTGTCGTCGGTTCGGTGCCGGTGCCGGTAACGCGCCGGTGGAGGCGATGATCGGGGTGTTCGACAAGATCGGTGTCAAGACCGGGATCGATTTCTTCGAGATCGCCGATGCCGCCGAAGAGGTCGTCGCCCCGGCCATGCCCACCGAATGCCTGCTGGATCGCAACGCGTTGATCATGGGCTACTCGGGGGTGTACTCCAGCTTCCTCAAGCACGCCATCCGCCAGTCCGAACGCTACGGCGTACCGGCCCACCAACTACTGCACCGCGCCGGGCAACGCAAACTCATCGGCGGCCAAGAAGACCAACTCATCGACATCGCCCTGGAAATCAAACGCGAACAAGAGGCCCAGAACGCCTGA
- the kstD gene encoding 3-oxosteroid 1-dehydrogenase, whose amino-acid sequence MTEQDYSVFDVVVVGSGAAGMVAALTAAHQGLSTVVVEKAPHYGGSTARSGGGVWIPNNEVLQRDGVKDTAAEARKYLHAIIGDVVPAEKIDTYLDRSPEMLSFVLKNSPLKLCWVPNYSDYYPETPGGKATGRSVEPKPFNAKKLGPDEKGLEPPYGKVPLNMVVLQQDYVRLNQLKRHPRGVLRSIKVGVRSVWANATGKNLVGMGRALIAPLRIGLQKAGVPVLLNTALTDLYVEDGVVRGIYVREAGAPESAEPKLIRARKGVILGSGGFEHNQEMRTKYQRQPITTEWTVGAVANTGDGIVAAEKLGAALELMEDAWWGPTVPLVGAPWFALSERNSPGSIIVNMNGKRFMNESMPYVEACHHMYGGQYGQGPGPGENVPAWMIFDQQYRDRYIFAGLQPGQRIPKKWMESGVIVKADSLEELAEKTGLAADALKATVERFNGFARSGVDEDFHRGESAYDRYYGDPTNKPNPNLGEIKNGPFYAAKMVPGDLGTKGGIRTDVHGRALRDDNSVIEGLYAAGNVSSPVMGHTYPGPGGTIGPAMTFGYLAALHLAGKA is encoded by the coding sequence ATGACTGAACAGGACTACAGTGTCTTTGACGTAGTGGTGGTAGGGAGCGGTGCTGCCGGCATGGTCGCCGCCCTCACCGCCGCTCACCAGGGACTCTCGACAGTAGTCGTTGAGAAGGCTCCGCACTACGGCGGTTCCACGGCGCGATCTGGCGGCGGCGTGTGGATTCCGAACAACGAGGTTCTGCAGCGTGACGGGGTCAAAGACACCGCCGCCGAGGCCCGCAAATACCTGCACGCCATCATCGGCGATGTCGTGCCCGCCGAGAAGATCGACACCTACCTGGACCGCAGTCCGGAGATGTTGTCATTCGTGTTGAAGAACTCGCCGCTCAAACTGTGCTGGGTGCCCAACTACTCCGACTACTACCCGGAGACGCCGGGCGGCAAGGCCACCGGCCGCTCGGTCGAGCCCAAGCCGTTCAACGCCAAGAAGCTCGGCCCCGACGAGAAGGGCCTCGAACCGCCGTACGGCAAGGTACCGCTGAACATGGTGGTGCTGCAGCAGGACTACGTGCGGCTCAATCAGCTCAAGCGTCACCCGCGCGGTGTGCTGCGCAGCATCAAGGTAGGTGTGCGGTCGGTGTGGGCCAACGCCACCGGCAAGAACCTGGTCGGCATGGGCCGCGCGCTCATCGCGCCGCTGCGCATCGGCCTGCAGAAGGCCGGGGTGCCGGTGTTGTTGAACACGGCGCTGACCGACCTGTACGTCGAGGACGGGGTCGTGCGCGGAATCTACGTTCGCGAGGCGGGTGCCCCCGAGTCCGCCGAGCCGAAGCTGATCCGGGCCCGTAAGGGCGTGATCCTCGGTTCGGGTGGCTTCGAGCACAACCAGGAGATGCGTACCAAGTACCAGCGCCAGCCCATCACCACCGAGTGGACCGTCGGCGCCGTGGCCAACACCGGTGACGGCATCGTGGCGGCCGAAAAGCTGGGTGCGGCATTGGAACTCATGGAGGACGCGTGGTGGGGTCCGACCGTCCCGCTGGTGGGCGCGCCATGGTTCGCCCTCTCCGAGCGGAACTCCCCCGGATCGATCATCGTCAACATGAACGGCAAGCGGTTCATGAACGAGTCGATGCCCTACGTGGAGGCCTGCCACCACATGTACGGCGGTCAGTACGGCCAGGGACCCGGGCCTGGCGAGAATGTGCCTGCCTGGATGATCTTCGACCAGCAGTACCGTGATCGCTACATCTTTGCGGGATTGCAGCCAGGCCAACGCATCCCGAAGAAGTGGATGGAATCGGGCGTCATCGTCAAGGCCGACAGCTTGGAAGAGCTGGCCGAGAAGACCGGTCTGGCCGCCGACGCGCTGAAGGCCACCGTCGAACGGTTCAACGGATTCGCGCGTTCCGGTGTGGACGAGGACTTCCACCGCGGCGAGAGCGCCTATGACCGGTACTACGGTGATCCGACGAACAAGCCGAACCCCAACCTCGGCGAGATCAAGAACGGCCCGTTCTACGCCGCCAAGATGGTGCCCGGTGACCTGGGCACCAAGGGTGGCATCCGCACCGACGTGCACGGCCGGGCGCTGCGCGATGACAACTCGGTGATCGAAGGCCTTTATGCGGCAGGCAATGTCAGCTCGCCGGTGATGGGTCACACCTATCCCGGCCCGGGTGGCACAATCGGGCCCGCCATGACGTTCGGCTACCTCGCCGCATTGCATCTTGCTGGAAAGGCCTGA
- a CDS encoding 2-keto-4-pentenoate hydratase — translation MLSVEVRDELAADLAEAERSRVPTTPLTDRYPDIDVVDAYEIQLINIRQRVAEGARVIGHKVGLSSEAMQKMMGVDEPDYGHLLADMEVFEDKPVAAGRFLYPRVEVEVGFILADDLPGAGCTEDDVLAATAAFAPSIELIDTRITDWKIKLCDTIADNASSAGWVLGPERVSPKDIDIKSIDAVLTRNGEVVAEGRSDAVLGNPVTSVAWLARKVDQFGVRLRAGDIVLPGACMRAIDARPGDEFVADFDGLGSVRLSFE, via the coding sequence ATGCTCAGTGTCGAGGTGCGCGACGAGCTTGCTGCCGATCTGGCCGAGGCGGAGCGCAGTCGGGTGCCGACCACTCCGTTGACGGATCGGTATCCCGATATCGATGTGGTGGATGCTTATGAGATCCAGCTGATCAATATCCGGCAGCGGGTGGCCGAGGGCGCGCGGGTGATCGGGCACAAGGTGGGTCTGTCCTCGGAGGCGATGCAGAAGATGATGGGGGTGGATGAGCCCGATTACGGTCATCTGCTCGCTGATATGGAGGTGTTCGAGGACAAACCGGTTGCGGCGGGCCGGTTTCTGTATCCGCGGGTGGAGGTCGAGGTGGGGTTCATCTTGGCTGATGATCTGCCTGGGGCGGGGTGTACTGAGGATGATGTGTTGGCTGCGACGGCGGCGTTCGCGCCGTCGATCGAGTTGATCGATACCCGGATCACGGATTGGAAGATCAAGTTGTGCGACACGATCGCTGATAATGCGTCGTCTGCGGGGTGGGTGTTGGGCCCGGAACGGGTGTCGCCCAAGGACATCGATATCAAGAGCATTGATGCGGTCTTGACACGCAATGGTGAGGTGGTCGCTGAGGGGCGCAGTGATGCGGTGTTGGGTAATCCGGTGACGTCGGTGGCGTGGTTGGCGCGCAAGGTCGATCAGTTCGGGGTGCGGCTGCGTGCGGGGGACATTGTGTTGCCGGGGGCGTGTATGCGGGCCATTGATGCTCGTCCGGGGGATGAGTTTGTCGCGGATTTCGACGGGCTGGGTTCGGTTCGTCTTTCTTTTGAATAG
- a CDS encoding acetaldehyde dehydrogenase (acetylating), whose translation MAEKLSVAIVGSGNISTDLLYKLLRSDWLEPRWMIGIDPASEGLARARKLGLETSHEGVDWLLGQAEKPDVVFEATSAYVHRDAAPRYEAAGITAIDLTPAAVGPGVIPPANLRAHLGAPNVNMVTCGGQATIPMVYAVSRVVDVPYAEIVASVSSASAGPGTRANIDEFTKTTSAGVRDIGGAARGKAIIILNPAEPPMIMRDTIFCAIPEDADHGAITASIKEVVAQVQSYVPGYRLLNEPQFDEPSVVNGGQHVVTIFVEVEGAGDYLPPYAGNLDIMTAAATKVGEEIAKERSAAGAGVQA comes from the coding sequence ATGGCTGAGAAGTTGAGTGTTGCGATTGTGGGGTCGGGCAATATCAGTACCGACTTGTTGTACAAGTTGTTGCGGTCGGACTGGTTGGAGCCGCGGTGGATGATCGGGATCGACCCGGCCTCGGAAGGGTTGGCCCGGGCCCGCAAGCTTGGCCTGGAAACCTCGCATGAGGGGGTGGACTGGTTGTTGGGCCAGGCTGAGAAGCCTGATGTGGTGTTCGAGGCGACCAGTGCGTATGTGCATCGTGATGCTGCGCCGCGGTATGAGGCGGCGGGGATCACTGCGATTGATTTGACTCCGGCGGCGGTGGGGCCGGGGGTGATTCCGCCGGCGAATCTGCGGGCGCATCTGGGGGCGCCGAATGTGAACATGGTGACCTGTGGTGGGCAGGCGACGATCCCGATGGTGTATGCCGTGTCCCGTGTGGTCGATGTGCCGTATGCCGAGATCGTGGCGTCGGTGTCGAGCGCGTCGGCGGGTCCGGGGACGCGGGCCAATATCGATGAGTTCACCAAGACCACCAGTGCCGGTGTGCGCGATATCGGTGGGGCGGCCCGGGGTAAGGCGATCATCATCTTGAACCCGGCGGAGCCGCCGATGATCATGCGCGACACCATTTTTTGTGCGATCCCTGAGGATGCCGATCATGGCGCGATCACTGCCTCGATCAAGGAGGTCGTGGCGCAGGTGCAGAGCTATGTGCCTGGGTATCGGTTGCTCAATGAGCCGCAGTTCGATGAGCCGTCGGTGGTCAATGGTGGCCAGCATGTGGTGACCATCTTCGTCGAGGTGGAGGGGGCCGGGGATTATCTGCCGCCCTATGCCGGGAATTTGGACATCATGACTGCGGCAGCCACCAAGGTCGGCGAGGAGATCGCCAAGGAACGCAGCGCAGCGGGAGCAGGAGTGCAGGCATGA
- a CDS encoding acyl-CoA dehydrogenase family protein, with translation MDFTPKPEQQAVADVVTSVLERDNSWDALVAGGVAALAVPERLGGDGLGLPEIATALTEIGRRGTTGAALATLGLGLLPLLDLATDAEQDRYLDGVAGGAVLSAALNEPGVSLPERPSVTLADGKLTGTKIGVPYAGTARWLLVTAAGGVAVIAPTASGVTLTKTPSSNGTDEYVVVFDGAEVDGVLANATTRRVNQLVLAAIGAFAAGLVAGALRLTADYVATREQFGRPLSTFQTVAAQLSDVYIASRTIDLASMSVIYRLSEGLDADDDLALLGYWITSQAPPAMRLCHHLHGGMGMDITYPMDRYFSSIKDLTRLLGGPAYRLDLVGA, from the coding sequence GTGGACTTCACACCGAAGCCCGAACAGCAGGCCGTCGCCGATGTGGTGACCTCGGTGCTGGAACGGGACAACAGCTGGGACGCACTGGTTGCCGGTGGGGTGGCCGCGCTCGCGGTGCCCGAGCGCCTCGGTGGTGATGGGCTGGGACTGCCCGAGATCGCCACCGCACTCACCGAGATCGGCAGGCGCGGTACAACCGGCGCGGCACTGGCCACGCTGGGACTCGGATTGCTGCCGCTGCTCGATCTGGCCACCGATGCCGAGCAGGACCGCTATCTGGACGGAGTCGCCGGCGGCGCGGTGTTATCCGCGGCGCTCAACGAACCCGGTGTCTCGTTACCGGAGCGCCCCTCGGTGACCCTTGCCGACGGCAAGCTCACCGGAACCAAGATCGGTGTGCCCTATGCCGGCACCGCGCGGTGGCTGTTGGTCACCGCCGCCGGCGGCGTCGCGGTGATCGCCCCGACCGCGAGCGGGGTCACGCTGACCAAGACACCGAGCTCCAATGGCACCGACGAGTACGTGGTGGTCTTCGACGGCGCCGAGGTCGATGGTGTTCTCGCCAACGCGACGACCCGCCGGGTCAATCAGCTGGTGCTGGCAGCCATCGGCGCGTTCGCCGCGGGCCTGGTCGCCGGCGCGCTGCGACTGACCGCCGATTACGTGGCCACCCGCGAACAGTTCGGGCGCCCGCTGTCGACATTCCAAACCGTCGCCGCGCAGCTCTCGGATGTCTACATCGCCTCGCGCACCATTGATCTCGCGTCCATGTCGGTGATCTACCGGCTGTCCGAGGGGCTCGATGCCGACGATGATCTGGCATTGCTGGGCTACTGGATCACCTCGCAGGCGCCACCGGCGATGCGGTTGTGCCATCACCTGCACGGCGGGATGGGCATGGATATCACCTATCCGATGGACCGGTATTTCTCCTCGATCAAGGACCTGACCCGCTTGTTGGGCGGGCCCGCGTATCGACTGGATCTGGTGGGAGCGTAA
- a CDS encoding MaoC family dehydratase has product MPIDVEKALAADLDPIEFSWTSSDIQLYHLGLGAGSDPMDERELRYLTDNTPQVLPTFGNVAASFHMTQAPTVQFPGIDIELSRVLHASEGVTVPGPIPTSGTGFSKQRFTEIWDKGKAAVIVSESTVTDASGTVLWTTKRSIFARGEGGFGGERGPSTSVELPDRAPDAEIALPILPQQALLYRLCGDRNPLHSDPAFAKAAGFDRPILHGLCTYGIGAKAIVDHFLDADVSQVASYGARFAGTVIPGETLQANIWKQDGKFIGTLTAPSRDNTVVLSGVELVPA; this is encoded by the coding sequence ATGCCCATCGATGTGGAGAAGGCGCTCGCCGCCGACCTCGATCCGATCGAGTTCTCCTGGACAAGCAGCGATATCCAGCTGTACCACCTCGGCCTCGGCGCCGGCTCGGACCCGATGGACGAGCGCGAACTGCGCTATCTGACCGATAACACCCCGCAGGTGCTGCCCACCTTCGGCAATGTCGCGGCCAGCTTCCACATGACCCAGGCGCCGACCGTGCAGTTCCCCGGCATCGATATCGAGCTGTCCCGGGTGCTGCACGCCAGTGAGGGTGTGACCGTGCCCGGCCCCATCCCGACCAGCGGGACGGGATTCTCCAAGCAGCGGTTCACCGAGATCTGGGACAAGGGCAAGGCCGCCGTCATCGTCAGCGAATCCACCGTGACCGATGCCTCGGGCACCGTGTTGTGGACGACGAAGCGCTCCATCTTCGCCCGTGGCGAGGGTGGTTTCGGCGGCGAGCGCGGCCCGTCCACCTCGGTCGAATTGCCCGACCGCGCACCGGATGCCGAGATCGCGTTGCCGATCCTGCCGCAGCAGGCGCTGCTGTACCGGTTGTGCGGTGACCGCAATCCGCTGCATTCCGATCCGGCGTTCGCCAAGGCAGCCGGTTTCGACCGGCCCATCCTGCACGGATTGTGCACCTACGGTATCGGCGCCAAGGCGATCGTCGACCATTTCCTGGACGCCGACGTGTCCCAGGTCGCCAGCTACGGCGCCCGGTTCGCCGGCACCGTCATCCCGGGCGAGACGTTGCAGGCCAACATCTGGAAGCAGGACGGTAAGTTCATCGGCACACTGACCGCGCCGAGTCGGGACAACACCGTGGTGCTCTCGGGTGTGGAGCTCGTCCCGGCCTAG
- a CDS encoding MaoC family dehydratase, which translates to MSLTLSDVAVGTTLPDLQIYGDPTFIVSTAIATRDYQDVHHDRDKAQAKGSKDIFVNILTDTGLVGRYVTDWAGPDARVKSIKLRLGVPWYAYDTITFSGEVTEIDGDLVTLKVVGANSLGNHVIATSTLTLGDK; encoded by the coding sequence ATGAGTCTGACCCTGAGCGACGTCGCCGTCGGCACCACACTGCCCGATCTGCAGATCTACGGCGACCCCACGTTCATCGTGTCCACCGCCATAGCCACCCGCGATTACCAGGATGTGCACCACGACCGGGACAAGGCGCAGGCCAAGGGATCCAAGGACATCTTCGTCAACATCCTCACCGATACCGGTCTGGTCGGACGTTACGTCACCGATTGGGCCGGTCCGGACGCGCGGGTCAAGTCCATCAAGCTGCGCCTGGGGGTGCCCTGGTACGCCTACGACACCATCACCTTCAGCGGTGAGGTGACCGAGATCGACGGTGACCTGGTGACCCTGAAAGTGGTGGGCGCCAACAGCCTCGGTAACCATGTCATCGCTACCTCGACGCTCACCCTGGGGGACAAGTGA
- a CDS encoding SRPBCC family protein, giving the protein MVRLHVERVIAAPHDQVFDWLADPVNLATAPMTLRADWASDSVEPGDGAMRVVVCTGVWLRETITEYDRPHRYSYLIVRSFPAFGHEGGTLTLTAEAGGTHVDWVSSYSHPRWAGGAVMNAITSRLLPWNFDAILAACARELER; this is encoded by the coding sequence ATGGTGCGATTGCATGTCGAACGGGTCATCGCTGCGCCGCATGACCAGGTATTCGACTGGCTCGCCGACCCGGTGAACCTGGCCACGGCCCCGATGACCCTGCGCGCCGACTGGGCCTCGGACTCCGTAGAGCCCGGTGACGGCGCCATGCGAGTAGTGGTCTGCACCGGGGTGTGGTTGCGCGAGACGATCACCGAATACGATCGCCCGCACCGCTACTCGTATCTCATCGTGCGATCGTTTCCGGCGTTCGGTCATGAAGGCGGGACACTGACCCTCACGGCGGAAGCCGGGGGCACCCATGTCGACTGGGTGAGCAGCTACTCTCATCCCCGTTGGGCCGGCGGGGCGGTGATGAACGCGATCACCTCACGCCTGCTGCCGTGGAATTTCGACGCGATCCTGGCTGCCTGCGCCCGTGAACTGGAACGCTGA
- the fadE29 gene encoding acyl-CoA dehydrogenase FadE29: MYIELTPEQRKLQDELREYFSTLITPEEAAAMESDRHNEAYRTVIKRMGSDGKLGVGWPKEYGGLGFGPIEQQIFINEANRADIPLPMVTLQTVGPTLQVHGTELQKKKFLPGILAGEVHFAIGYSEPEAGTDLASLRTTAVRHGDEYIVNGQKMWTTGAHDADYIWLACRTDPEAAKHKGISILIVDTKDPGYSWTPIILSDGAHHTNASYYNDVRVPADMLVGEEHGGWKLITTQLNHERVGLGPAGRIAGIYDEVHEWASTPGSDGVVPIEQDGARRLLAQIKSIWRINELLNWQVAASGETIAVADAAATKVFSTERIQEVGRLAEEVVGRYGNPADAHTARLLDWLDKMTKRNLVITFGGGVNEVMREMIAASGLKVPRVTR, encoded by the coding sequence ATGTACATCGAACTGACCCCCGAGCAGCGCAAGCTCCAAGACGAACTCCGCGAGTACTTCTCGACGCTCATCACCCCGGAAGAAGCCGCGGCGATGGAGTCCGATCGCCACAACGAGGCCTACCGCACCGTGATCAAGCGGATGGGCTCCGACGGCAAGCTCGGCGTGGGCTGGCCCAAGGAGTACGGCGGGCTCGGCTTCGGGCCTATCGAGCAGCAGATCTTCATCAACGAGGCCAACCGGGCGGATATCCCACTGCCGATGGTCACGCTGCAAACGGTGGGCCCCACCCTGCAGGTGCACGGAACCGAGTTGCAGAAGAAGAAGTTCCTGCCCGGGATCCTGGCCGGCGAGGTACATTTCGCGATCGGTTACTCCGAGCCCGAGGCCGGCACCGATCTCGCCTCGCTGCGCACCACGGCGGTACGTCACGGTGACGAGTACATCGTCAACGGTCAGAAGATGTGGACCACCGGCGCCCATGACGCCGACTACATCTGGCTGGCCTGCCGCACCGATCCGGAAGCCGCCAAGCACAAGGGCATCTCGATCCTTATCGTCGATACCAAGGATCCCGGCTACTCGTGGACGCCCATCATCCTCAGCGATGGGGCGCACCACACCAATGCGTCGTACTACAACGACGTCCGTGTGCCCGCCGACATGCTGGTCGGTGAAGAACACGGCGGTTGGAAGCTCATCACCACCCAGCTCAACCACGAGCGCGTCGGGCTCGGTCCGGCCGGACGCATCGCCGGGATCTACGACGAGGTCCACGAGTGGGCGTCCACCCCCGGATCCGATGGTGTCGTGCCGATCGAACAGGACGGCGCGCGCCGACTGCTGGCCCAGATCAAATCGATCTGGCGGATCAACGAGTTGTTGAACTGGCAGGTGGCCGCCTCGGGTGAGACCATCGCGGTGGCCGATGCGGCGGCGACGAAGGTCTTCTCCACCGAGCGCATCCAGGAGGTCGGCCGGCTGGCCGAAGAGGTCGTCGGCCGCTACGGCAACCCCGCCGACGCCCATACCGCCAGGCTGCTGGACTGGTTGGACAAGATGACCAAACGCAATCTGGTGATCACCTTCGGTGGCGGCGTCAACGAGGTCATGCGCGAGATGATCGCGGCGTCGGGTCTGAAGGTGCCGAGGGTGACCCGGTGA
- a CDS encoding lipid-transfer protein yields the protein MSGKAGLSGKAAIAGIGATDFSKNSGRSELRLAAEAVLDALDDAGLAPSDVDGLVTFTMDSNLETAVARSTGIGDLKFFSQIGYGGGAAAATVQQAALAVATGVAEVVVAYRAFNERSEFRFGQVMTGLTVNADSRGVEYSWSYPHGLSTPAASVAMIAQRYMHEYGATSADFGAVSVADRKHAATNPKAHFYGKPITIEDHQNSRWIAEPLRLLDCCQETDGGVAIVVTTPERAKDLKHRPAVIEAAAQGAGTDQFTMYSYYREELGLPEMGLVGRQLWEQSGLTPADIQTAILYDHFTPYTLIQLEELGFCGKGEAKDFIAGGAIEIGGKLPINTHGGQLGEAYIHGMNGIAEGVRQLRGTSVNQVDNVEHVLVTAGTGVPTSGLILG from the coding sequence CTGTCCGGAAAGGCCGGCCTGTCCGGCAAAGCGGCGATCGCCGGTATCGGTGCCACCGATTTCTCCAAGAACTCCGGGCGCAGCGAGCTGCGCCTGGCCGCCGAGGCGGTGCTCGATGCGCTCGACGATGCCGGCCTCGCGCCGTCCGATGTGGACGGTCTGGTCACCTTCACGATGGATTCCAATTTGGAAACCGCCGTCGCGCGGTCCACCGGCATCGGTGATCTGAAGTTCTTCAGCCAGATCGGCTATGGCGGCGGTGCGGCGGCGGCGACCGTGCAGCAGGCCGCGCTGGCGGTCGCGACCGGGGTGGCCGAGGTCGTGGTGGCCTACCGGGCCTTCAACGAGCGCTCCGAGTTCCGCTTCGGCCAGGTGATGACTGGGTTGACCGTCAACGCCGATTCGCGCGGTGTCGAGTACAGCTGGTCCTACCCGCACGGTCTGAGCACCCCCGCCGCGTCGGTGGCCATGATCGCGCAGCGCTATATGCACGAATACGGCGCCACCAGTGCCGATTTCGGTGCGGTATCGGTTGCCGACCGCAAACACGCCGCGACGAATCCCAAGGCGCACTTCTACGGCAAGCCGATCACGATCGAGGATCATCAGAACTCTCGCTGGATCGCCGAACCGCTCCGGCTGCTGGACTGCTGCCAGGAGACCGATGGTGGTGTAGCGATCGTGGTCACCACCCCCGAGCGGGCCAAGGACCTCAAACACCGCCCGGCGGTCATCGAGGCTGCAGCGCAGGGTGCGGGGACCGATCAGTTCACCATGTACTCCTACTACCGCGAGGAGCTCGGGCTGCCCGAGATGGGCCTTGTCGGCCGTCAGCTGTGGGAGCAGAGCGGTCTCACGCCCGCAGATATCCAGACCGCGATCCTTTACGACCATTTCACCCCGTACACGCTGATCCAGCTCGAGGAGCTCGGCTTCTGCGGTAAGGGCGAGGCCAAGGATTTCATCGCCGGCGGAGCCATCGAAATCGGCGGGAAGCTACCCATCAACACCCACGGCGGCCAGCTCGGCGAGGCCTATATCCACGGGATGAACGGGATAGCCGAAGGTGTCCGTCAGCTGCGCGGCACATCGGTCAACCAGGTCGACAATGTCGAACATGTGCTGGTCACGGCGGGTACCGGGGTGCCGACATCGGGTCTGATCCTCGGCTGA